ACATGAATATCGTTTTGATCCGGCAGCCAAAGGCGCGCCTCAACGCCGTCATTTGGCCGGATGCTCGCTTTTGGCCAGTTGGCGTTCAGCAGGGCGATCTCGCCGCGCGCAAAGGTCTCTTGTTCAGGACCAAGGCGGGCAGCCGCGCGCGCCCATTCTTCCAAGATGCGAGGAGACCAGAGCGGGATGAACATCCCCATCTTCGCCGCGCCCAACACCATCTCGCGCATGACGGTCGGGTAAAGGACGCAGGCGTCGATCAGGACTTTCACGGCAGGATCCGGAAGAACAGCGACTTCAGATACCCGCTTTCGGCCAGCTGCGGATGCATCGGGTGATCGGCCCCGGCAAAGCCCGTATGGATCAGTTGACTGCTGCGCTCTGCCCGGCCGATCCCACGGATCGAGGCACTGCGGAATTTGTCGATCGTCGCCGCGTGCGAGCATGAACACAGCCCCAGATAGCCGCCCGGGGCAACCAAGGTCGCCGCCAGACGGGCCACACGTTCATAGGCGCGCAAACCGGGTTCCAGTGCCCTTTTTGAAGGTGCAAAGGCGGGCGGATCGCAAATCACCACATCAAACTGCGCGCCTTCTTCGTTCAGCGCAGTCAAGACGTCAAACGCATCCCCCTTCCGGGTCGAGAAACGGTCAGACGCACCCATGGCATCAGCCCCACCTTCAGCCAAAGCCAAAGCAGCAGCCGATCCATCCACCGCAAGCGCCGAAGACGCGCCGCTTGCAAGCGCCGCCAAAGAAAACCCACCAACATGCGAAAACACATCCAGCACCCGCGCGCCTTTCGACAGGCCCGCTGCGAAAGCATGGTTGGGGCGCTGATCATAGAACAGTCCAGTTTTTTGCCCACCGGTCAGGTCCGCCAGATAGGTCGCGCCATTCATCGGCACGTGGACCGGCGCGTCAGGGGCCGCACCACGCAAAACCGCGTTCTCAGCGTCCAACCCTTCCAACTGACGTGCCCGACCCGCGGCATTTTTCAGGACCGTGGTGACACCCGTGACCTGCATCAAAGCTTCGGTCAGAAGATCCAGATGCGCTTCGGCCCAAGCCGCATTGGGCTGGATCACGGCCGTATCTCCGAACCGGTCAATGATCACGCCGGGCAAGCCGTCTGCCTCGGCATGGATCAAACGATAGAACGGGGCATCGAACAGGCGTGCGCGATGGTCCAGCGCCGCTTGCAGCTTTGTTTTGAACCAATCCACATCAATCTGCGCTGTAGGGTCTCGATCCAAGATCCGCGCGAAAATGCGCGATCCGGGCGAAACTGCGACAGTGCCCAGCACTTCTCGGCCCGCATCCTCAAGCGTCGCAATGCCACCAGCCGCGATTTTCTTGGTGCGACGGTCGGTGACAAGTTCGTTGTCAAAGACCCAAGGCGACCCGTGCCGAATGGCGCGTGCATTGGCCTTGGGCTTCAGGCGGATCACCGGGCGGTCAGATTGGTCTTGCGGAGTCTGTGTCATAGGGCGGCCTGTAAGGTTCAGTACGTTGTTGGACTTCCCTACCGCGTGGATATGGCAACGGAAAGGCCAATTCCATTGCCCCCGCTTGCTCAACAATCTGCCTTCGCGGCAATTCTACCTGTTGTTAGCGCTATCATTTTCTGTTATCCGGGGCACAAACGCGGTATCCTGACCGTAACGCGCAACCGTAAGCACTTGGAAAGGCACAACATGGCCACCCATCCGACCCTTACAGCCATCACCGACCGCATCATGGAACGCTCGCGCGACAGCCGCGCGACCTATCTGAAAAAGGTCGCAGCCGCGATTGAGGACGGGCCACGCCGCGCGCATCTCAGCTGTTCGGGTCAGGCCCATGCCTATGCCGGCGCGGGGGCGGATCAAGCGCAGCTTGCGACTGGACGCGCACCCAATATTGGGATCGTAACCGCCTATAACGACATGTTGTCAGCACACGCGCCATTTGCCAGTTACCCGGACCTGATCAAGCAGATTGCCCGCGAGCAAGGGGCAACGGCCCAAGTGGCTGGCGGTGTTCCTGCCATGTGCGACGGGGTCACGCAGGGTGAAACCGGGATGGAGCTGAGCCTGTTTTCCCGCGATGTAATTGCCATGGCTGCCGCCGTCGCGATGAGCCACAACACCTTTGATGCAGCCCTCTATCTGGGCGTCTGCGACAAGATCGTGCCGGGGCTGATCATTGCCGCCGCCAGCTTTGGCCATATCCCGACTTTATTTCTGCCCGCTGGCCCCATGACATCCGGCATCTCAAACGACGAAAAGGCCGAAACACGCAAGAAGTTCGCCACTGGCGACGCCACCCGGGAAGAGCTGATGGCATCCGAAATGGCCGCCTATCACGGACCCGGTACATGCACGTTCTACGGTACCGCGAACACCAACCAGATGCTGATGGAATTCATGGGCCTGCACCTGCCCGGCGCCTCGTTCGTCACGCCCGGCACGCCATTGCGCGACGCGCTGACCGCCGAAGGCACCCGCCGTGCGCTGGACATTGCCCACGGCAAGGATCAGTTCACACCGGTCGGTCACGTGCTGGACGAAAAAGCCTTTGTAAACGGGTTGGTTGGCTTGATGGCGACCGGAGGTTCGACAAACCTTGTCTTGCACCTGCCCGCAATGGCGCGCGCCGCTGGCATTATCCTGACACTGGAAGATTTCGCCGACATCTCGGCGCTGGTACCGCTGATGGCGCGGGTTTACCCCAATGGCCTGGCCGACGTGAACCATTTCCACGCCGCTGGCGGGTTGGGCTATATGATTGGCAACCTGCTTGAAGAAGGCCTGCTGCACCCCGACGCCACCACCAATGCAGGCAACCTGACTGCTTATGCACAAGAGGCGAAGCTGAACGGCGACCGCGTGCGTTGGGAACCCGCGCCTCGTGAAAGCCTAAACGACAAGATCCTGCGCCCCGCCAGTGACCCATTCCAGAAAACCGGCGGGCTGTCTCAGTTGTCGGGCAATCTGGGTCAGGGCGTGATCAAGATCTCGGCCGTGGACCCCGATCGCCATGTGATCGAAGCCCCCGCTCGCATTTTCCACGATCAGGAAAGCGTCAAAACCGCGTTTAAGGCGGGTGAGCTGACCGGCGACATCATCTTTGTCCTGCGCTTCCAAGGCCCCCGCGCGAATGGCATGCCAGAACTGCACGGTCTAACCCCGGTTCTGTCGGTCCTGCAATCTCGGGGCCAACGTGTGGCCCTGGTGACAGACGGACGCATGTCGGGCGCATCGGGCAAGGTTCCAGCCGCCATTCATGTGGCGCCAGAAGCCGCGGACGGTGGCCCCATTGCGCGCATCCGTGACGGCGACATCATCCGGCTGGATGCGACGAACGGGACGCTGGAAGTACTGACCGAAGGCGCCACAGACCGCCCTGCCGTACAGGTGGACTTAAGCGGAAACGGCGACGGCTGCGGTCGCGAACTGTTCGAGACCTTCCGCCGCGCGGCACGCCCGGCAACCGAAGGCGCAACATCGATATTTTAAGGGAGACAGCGACATGACACCCGATATGGCAAGCAACATCGCCGAAGAAATCTGCCGCTTGGCACCTGTGGTGCCCGTGCTGGTCGTGAAGGACGTGGCTCATGCTGCGCCCTTGGCAAAAGCTCTGGTCAAGGGGGGGCTTCCCGCATTGGAGGTGACCCTGCGCACCCCGGCGGCACTTGAAGTGATCACCGAAATGGCGCGGATCGAGGGCGGCGTGGTGGGTGCTGGCACATTGCTGACGTCTGACGACGTCGAGAATGCCAAGATGGCGGGCGCGACCTTCGGCGTGTCACCCGGCGCCACCGACAGGTTGCTGGATGCCTGCGAGGCCAACGACCTGCCGCTTCTACCCGGCGCGACCTCGGCCTCGGAAAGCATGCGCTTGCTTGAACGAGGCTACTCCGTGCAGAAATTCTTTCCTGCCGAAGCTGCAGGCGGTGTGCCCTTCCTGAAATCACTGTCCTCGCCCCTGCCCCAGATCCGCTTTTGCCCGACCGGTGGAGTCAGCCTGAAAAACGCAATGGACTATCTATCGCTGCCCAACACGCTCTGCGTCGGTGGGTCGTGGGTTGCACCGGCGGACCTGGTCGAAGCCGGCGATTGGGCGGGGATCGAAGCTCTGGCTGCCGAAGCCGCGGCGCTCACTGACTGACAGAACGCGACGGTCCTGCTATGAATTGGCATGGCCGCAAAATATGACAGAATTGGCATAGACTATGCGCAGCTACGCAAACCTGACCCGCGTATCGCGGCGCGGATCGAAGCTGCGTTGGGTGACGCGCAGACAGTCCTGAATGTCGGCGCAGGTGCCGGATCGTACGAGCCTGAAGGCCGCACACTGACAGCCGTCGAGCCCTCGGCCGAGATGATCGCCCAACGTCCCCCCTCGCCCACCCGCGTGGTTCAAGGCGTGGCCGAGGACCTGCCCTTTGATGACAACAGCTTTGATGCTGCGATGGCGGTCCTAACGATCCATCACTGGACGGATCAGGCCAAAGGCATGACCGAGATGCGGCGCGTGACCAAAGGGCCATTGGTTATCCTGTCTTACGACCCGTCGTTTCGTGATTTCTGGCTTCTGGATTATATCCCGCAACTGGCGGTGCTGGATGATGGGCAGATGCCACCGATGGCCGCCTATGACGCGTGGTTGGGCAGGGTCGAGGTCACCGAGCTACCCATACCCCACGACTGCACTGACGGCTTCCTGGCTGCCTATTGGCGCAGGCCCGAAGCCTATCTGGATCCACGTATTCGCGCCGCCATGTCATCTTTTCACGCCATCGGGGATATCTCGTCTGAACTGTCACAGCTGGCCAGCGACCTGTCAGACGGAACCTGGGCGCGCAAACACGCAGACTTGCTGGAACTGGACAATCGAGACTGTGGGTATCGCCTTGTGATAGCACATTAGCCCGCCATCGCCTCCGCCCCTTTGCGTCGCAACCAATTGCGAAACGTCACAGCATTCTGTGTCAGGGCTCCGGGGCGGGTCACGATATAATACCCCAGTTCGGTCTGCATGAAGCGGTGTAGAGACACGACGGTTCCCGCCTTGATCTGCGCTTCAATCAGAGACTTAGGTTGTACGGACACGCCCAACCCCGCCGTAACTGCCGACATCACCAACCCGCTGGTTTGCATGGTGGTCAGACTTACCAGATCCAGATCAATCCCTTCTTCTTCGACAATCCGACGTCGCTCCATCATATGGCTTTCCATCACCCACGGTAGATCCACCAGATCAGACAGGCTGTTCACCTGCCGCCCCCGGATCAGGTCGGGATGGGCGACGACGATAAATTCGCCATCGGTCAGAAGCTCTGTATCCATACCCGGCCAATTTCCGTCCCCATAACGGACCGCCAGATCCACCCCATCCCGACGGAGATCCACCAGATCCATGCTGGGATTGATGTTGATCGTAACCTCGGGATACTCGGCCCAGAACGAGCCGATCCGGGGCATCAGCCAATGGGAGGCGAAGGCGGGTGTGACCGAGATTTGGACCGGCCTGTCCTGTCCGCGCTGTCGGATCTGGTCGATCCCGTCGGCGATGGTTGAAAATCCAGTGCCAAGACTGTCTGCCAGCTGCCGCCCCGCATCGGTCAGCGCCATACCACGCCCCTGTCGCAGCAACAGCGGCTCGCCCAACTCTTCCTCAAGCTTGCGCACATGCTGACTGATAGCAGCGTGGGTCACGTTCAATTCGCGGGCCGCCTGACTGAGGTTTTGATGCCGTGCGGCAGCTTCGAACGCGCGCAACGTGGCCAGCGATGGCAGGGACCTCCAATCCATATTGTTACCTCATCTTACATATTGAAAATCATACTGCTTTGCCAGATGCACCCAATCAACCCTATTTTCATAACAGAACAAAGATATAAAGGAGAGAGACCATGATCTCGATACTATCAAATTCCTTCCGCACCGCCACCCGGACCGAGCGCCATACCGACGGCCAGAAAACCGTTTTTCGGGATGAACGGAAGATGCAGAACGACAGCCAGGCCCGCGCTGAAAAAGAACTACGCCGCTGGCATCGGAAGTGGTTTGCCGGCTAAGCGCTTTGGCTTACCAACCACCTGTCAGCCCAAGCCACAACATATGGCCGCGCCGGGTGACCTCGGCGTGGCCAAGCGCACCTTCGGTCACAAGAGCAGGCTGTTTTGCCGCCTGTTTCAGAATGCCTTGCGCTCGCCATGCACTGCGCAAGGCGGGATTTCCGCGACGCCCCAAGGCCGCACGTGCGTTGCTCAGATGTTCAAGACCACCCGCGCAGAGCGTCTGAATGACCTCGGCATCCGGGGTCACATGCCCCCGCCCGGCCTTGGCCAGCGCAGGCTGCGCCAGCAACCAGTTGGCCAGCCCTACTGCTTCGCCCAGATCTTCCAGCGCGGTGTCGATCTCGAAATCACCAGCAAATTCAGTCATGCCGCACAGCTGCCCCCCTGCCAGCATCAACGCGCCGGAGGTCGCACGCAGATAGGCGCGGATCTGATCAACGCCTTGAAGCTGGTTTCCCTGCACGTCGCCCTCGCGCGCTTCAACAATACGAAGCAAGGGCGCGGCCCGCATGTCGCCCCAGATCACCAGCTGAGACAGCGGCGTCGCAACATCGTGGCGCGGAGCCTCGGTCCCGTCGACAGCCCCCGTAATCACATCTCGCCAGAACTGAAGCCGGATCAAGGCCACCATCGGCTCTTGTGACATGTAAGGTGCGCGGGCGACTTCCAGATTGAACGCATAGAGCGGAAAAAGCCGCTTTCGTTCCTCCACCGTACCGCTCATCGCGGCCAGAAAACGATCCGGATCGCCTTTCAGAACCTGCTCGGCACAGGCAGCAATGGGATCATAATCTTCAGGAGCGGTCGTCATGCGGCCTGCGCCCCGTCACGCAGCAGCTTCCAGATGATCGCATCCAACAGCGCCTCGAACGAGGCGTCAACGATGTTCGGGCTGACGCCGACCGTGGACCAGCGGTGCCCGGCCCCGTCTTCACTGTCGATGATCACGCGGGTCTGTGCCTCGGTCCCGCCTTGGGTGATGCGCACCTTGAAATCGACCAGCTGCATGTCTTCGATGATCGCCTGATACGGCCCCAGATCCTTCGCCAATGCCTTTGCCAGCGCGTTCACCGGGCCGCGATCGGTACCGGATGCATCCATGCTTTCAGACACGGACAGCTTCTTGTCGTCACCGATTTTCACTACCACGATCGCCTCGGACAGGCTGATCATCTGGTTGCGCTTATTCTTGCGACGCTCAACCGTGACCTTATACCGCTTCACTTCGAAGAACTGCGGCAGTTGGCCCAGAACGTCACGGGCGACCAGCTCGAAACTGGCCTGCGCGCCGTCATAAGCATAGCCCTGATCCTCGCGTTCTTTCACGCGGTTCAGGATGTCGCCCAGACGCGGATCGCCCTTTTCGACCTCGATCCCAGCGTCGGCAAGGCGCGCGCGTAGGTTCGATTGTCCGGCCTGATTGGACATGGGCACGATACGCGTGTTGCCCACCGTTTCGGGCGGAATGTGTTCGTAGGTGGTCGGGTCTTTCAGGATTGCAGAGGCGTGCAGCCCCGCCTTATGCGCAAA
The Aliiroseovarius pelagivivens DNA segment above includes these coding regions:
- the eda gene encoding bifunctional 4-hydroxy-2-oxoglutarate aldolase/2-dehydro-3-deoxy-phosphogluconate aldolase, encoding MTPDMASNIAEEICRLAPVVPVLVVKDVAHAAPLAKALVKGGLPALEVTLRTPAALEVITEMARIEGGVVGAGTLLTSDDVENAKMAGATFGVSPGATDRLLDACEANDLPLLPGATSASESMRLLERGYSVQKFFPAEAAGGVPFLKSLSSPLPQIRFCPTGGVSLKNAMDYLSLPNTLCVGGSWVAPADLVEAGDWAGIEALAAEAAALTD
- the edd gene encoding phosphogluconate dehydratase gives rise to the protein MATHPTLTAITDRIMERSRDSRATYLKKVAAAIEDGPRRAHLSCSGQAHAYAGAGADQAQLATGRAPNIGIVTAYNDMLSAHAPFASYPDLIKQIAREQGATAQVAGGVPAMCDGVTQGETGMELSLFSRDVIAMAAAVAMSHNTFDAALYLGVCDKIVPGLIIAAASFGHIPTLFLPAGPMTSGISNDEKAETRKKFATGDATREELMASEMAAYHGPGTCTFYGTANTNQMLMEFMGLHLPGASFVTPGTPLRDALTAEGTRRALDIAHGKDQFTPVGHVLDEKAFVNGLVGLMATGGSTNLVLHLPAMARAAGIILTLEDFADISALVPLMARVYPNGLADVNHFHAAGGLGYMIGNLLEEGLLHPDATTNAGNLTAYAQEAKLNGDRVRWEPAPRESLNDKILRPASDPFQKTGGLSQLSGNLGQGVIKISAVDPDRHVIEAPARIFHDQESVKTAFKAGELTGDIIFVLRFQGPRANGMPELHGLTPVLSVLQSRGQRVALVTDGRMSGASGKVPAAIHVAPEAADGGPIARIRDGDIIRLDATNGTLEVLTEGATDRPAVQVDLSGNGDGCGRELFETFRRAARPATEGATSIF
- a CDS encoding LysR family transcriptional regulator, whose translation is MDWRSLPSLATLRAFEAAARHQNLSQAARELNVTHAAISQHVRKLEEELGEPLLLRQGRGMALTDAGRQLADSLGTGFSTIADGIDQIRQRGQDRPVQISVTPAFASHWLMPRIGSFWAEYPEVTININPSMDLVDLRRDGVDLAVRYGDGNWPGMDTELLTDGEFIVVAHPDLIRGRQVNSLSDLVDLPWVMESHMMERRRIVEEEGIDLDLVSLTTMQTSGLVMSAVTAGLGVSVQPKSLIEAQIKAGTVVSLHRFMQTELGYYIVTRPGALTQNAVTFRNWLRRKGAEAMAG
- a CDS encoding RSP_2647 family RNA methyltransferase gives rise to the protein MTQTPQDQSDRPVIRLKPKANARAIRHGSPWVFDNELVTDRRTKKIAAGGIATLEDAGREVLGTVAVSPGSRIFARILDRDPTAQIDVDWFKTKLQAALDHRARLFDAPFYRLIHAEADGLPGVIIDRFGDTAVIQPNAAWAEAHLDLLTEALMQVTGVTTVLKNAAGRARQLEGLDAENAVLRGAAPDAPVHVPMNGATYLADLTGGQKTGLFYDQRPNHAFAAGLSKGARVLDVFSHVGGFSLAALASGASSALAVDGSAAALALAEGGADAMGASDRFSTRKGDAFDVLTALNEEGAQFDVVICDPPAFAPSKRALEPGLRAYERVARLAATLVAPGGYLGLCSCSHAATIDKFRSASIRGIGRAERSSQLIHTGFAGADHPMHPQLAESGYLKSLFFRILP
- a CDS encoding class I SAM-dependent methyltransferase, translated to MAAKYDRIGIDYAQLRKPDPRIAARIEAALGDAQTVLNVGAGAGSYEPEGRTLTAVEPSAEMIAQRPPSPTRVVQGVAEDLPFDDNSFDAAMAVLTIHHWTDQAKGMTEMRRVTKGPLVILSYDPSFRDFWLLDYIPQLAVLDDGQMPPMAAYDAWLGRVEVTELPIPHDCTDGFLAAYWRRPEAYLDPRIRAAMSSFHAIGDISSELSQLASDLSDGTWARKHADLLELDNRDCGYRLVIAH
- a CDS encoding squalene/phytoene synthase family protein, translating into MTTAPEDYDPIAACAEQVLKGDPDRFLAAMSGTVEERKRLFPLYAFNLEVARAPYMSQEPMVALIRLQFWRDVITGAVDGTEAPRHDVATPLSQLVIWGDMRAAPLLRIVEAREGDVQGNQLQGVDQIRAYLRATSGALMLAGGQLCGMTEFAGDFEIDTALEDLGEAVGLANWLLAQPALAKAGRGHVTPDAEVIQTLCAGGLEHLSNARAALGRRGNPALRSAWRAQGILKQAAKQPALVTEGALGHAEVTRRGHMLWLGLTGGW